Genomic window (Ferrimicrobium sp.):
CGTACCGCTGACTGGCGAACGGCTCGATGAACTCGATATCCCGCTTATGGTCGAGAACAACACCGAGTCGCATCTCACCGCGTTCACGGTTTCGGTCGATGCGAAGCGGACAGTGACGACGGGCATCTCGGCGGCCGACCGGGCGAGCACCATCCAGGCGCTGGTCGATCCCACCACCAAGCCCTCGGACCTAACCAGGCCCGGCCATGTCTTTCCGCTGCGGGCTCGAGATGGCGGGGTGTTGCGTCGCGGAGGTCACACCGAGGCGGCGGTCGATCTCGCGCGCCTCGCTGGTGTCGCACCGGCGGGGGTGATCTGTGAGGTGGTGACCGAGGATAAGCGGGGGATGGCCCGCCTGGACGAACTCACCGCGTTTGCCGAAAAGCACCACCTGGTGCTCATCTCGATCGCGGATCTCATCCGCTATCGAGCAGCGAACGACACGCTCGTGAAGCGGGTCGACGGTGCGACAGCGCGGATCCCTACCGATTACGGTGAGTTCACCGGTGTGGCCTATCAATCGATTCTTGATGGAGAACAACATGTCGCCCTCATCATGGGCGAGATTGCCGACGGGGAGCCGGTGTTGGTGCGGGTCCATTCTGAATGCCTGACCGGCGATGCCTTTGGTTCCAGGCGCTGTGATTGTGGCCCTCAGCTGCATCGATCGATGGAGATCATCGCACAAGAGGGACGAGGGGTTATCGTCTACCTTCGAGGGCATGAAGGACGCGGCATCGGGTTGGCGCACAAGCTGCGCGCCTACCAGCTCCAGGAGCAGGGTCTCGATACCGTCGAGGCCAATGAGGCCCTGGGATTGCCGGTTGATTCACGTGACTATGGCATCGGATCCCAGATCTTGGTCGACCTTGGCGTTAAGAAGATGCGGCTGTTGACGAATAATCCGACCAAGTACGGTGGACTTTCCGGCTTTGGACTCGAGATCGTTGAGCGGGTGCCATTGGTGATAGAACCACACGCGGATAACCTGCGATACCTACAGACGAAGGCCAACAAGATGGGTCATCTGCTCGACCTCGATTGAGTACCCAGGCTGTGTGCCCAGACCCTGTGATCAGACCCTGTGATCAGACTGGGTGCGCCCAGATGTCCGCCTCTGTTGATGCTTTGCGGTGATTGCGTGAGTCGGTGGCTGGTTACCAAGAACGGTGAACGTGTGGGCGATGGTGCGAGGAACACTGCTTGCAGGGTCACGCCGATGCGAGGTGTACTCGTTTGGAATGTCCCTAACGCCTGAGTATCGGCACCTAGGGTTGCTTAAGGACATCACCTTGTCGTAGTGACCAAGGAGGATGATAAGAACTTTGGATTATCGGTGGATCCGGGCTCAAGACGGGGGTGAGACTTGTTTGGCGCTTGTAGGTTGAAGACAGCGAAAGAGAGATGGCGAGCATGGGAGAGGTTGTGAAGAATCCAGGTGAGGATCGTCGAGGCCCAGAGGAGCTGATTGGCCAGCTGAGCGCAGGGCCCGGCGATCGTTTTGGCATCGTCGCTTCGGAGTTTAACCAGGTGATTGTCGACCCGTTGGTCGCCGGAGCCAGGGCCGGTTTTCACGCGGTTGGGGTCGAGGACGCCGCGCTCACCGTCGTGTGGGTTCCGGGTGCACTCGAAATCGCTGGAGCGGTGAGGCAATTGCGTGAGCATCGTTCACTCAATGGGATCGTCGCAGTGGGTGCGGTCGTCAGGGGTGAGACGAGTCACTATGACGTGGTCGTTGGGCAAAGTGCTAGCCAGCTCATGGAGTTGGCTGTCTCCTCGAACGTGCCGATCGTGAACGCGATCCTCACCGTTGAGACGATTGAGCAGGGATTGAATCGGGCCGGCGGCAAGGATGGCAACAAGGGCTTTGACGCCGCACTCGCTGTCGTGCGCCTCGCCTCGCTCTATCGCCAGTTGGCGAAGGGGTAGCGAGATGCTTCGCATCGTTGTTCCAAAGGGAAGTCTGGAGAAGGCTACCTTTACCCTGTTTCGCGAGGCTGATCTCGCGATCGAACGCTCCAGTGAGGTTGACTACCGTGCGATGATCGATGATCCACGCGTGCAAGAGGTTCGGGTCCTTCGGCCACAAGAGATCCCGACGTATGTCGCCGAGGGGCTATTTGACCTTGGTATCACCGGCCGTGATTGGATCGAGG
Coding sequences:
- a CDS encoding bifunctional 3,4-dihydroxy-2-butanone-4-phosphate synthase/GTP cyclohydrolase II, translated to MGFHTIQEAIDAIARGEIVLVVDDENRENEGDLIMGAQFVDAEKISFYLTHTSGLICVPLTGERLDELDIPLMVENNTESHLTAFTVSVDAKRTVTTGISAADRASTIQALVDPTTKPSDLTRPGHVFPLRARDGGVLRRGGHTEAAVDLARLAGVAPAGVICEVVTEDKRGMARLDELTAFAEKHHLVLISIADLIRYRAANDTLVKRVDGATARIPTDYGEFTGVAYQSILDGEQHVALIMGEIADGEPVLVRVHSECLTGDAFGSRRCDCGPQLHRSMEIIAQEGRGVIVYLRGHEGRGIGLAHKLRAYQLQEQGLDTVEANEALGLPVDSRDYGIGSQILVDLGVKKMRLLTNNPTKYGGLSGFGLEIVERVPLVIEPHADNLRYLQTKANKMGHLLDLD
- the ribH gene encoding 6,7-dimethyl-8-ribityllumazine synthase, coding for MGEVVKNPGEDRRGPEELIGQLSAGPGDRFGIVASEFNQVIVDPLVAGARAGFHAVGVEDAALTVVWVPGALEIAGAVRQLREHRSLNGIVAVGAVVRGETSHYDVVVGQSASQLMELAVSSNVPIVNAILTVETIEQGLNRAGGKDGNKGFDAALAVVRLASLYRQLAKG